In Sciurus carolinensis chromosome 8, mSciCar1.2, whole genome shotgun sequence, the genomic stretch CTGCAGATTCTGTCTCCAGAATAACTTGTTTATCTGTCTTCTTCTGTTTCCACTATTTCACCATTATCCTTTGCTAAGTACTTGTCATCAGATTTCTGCATGTCTTCTGACTGGTTCTCTGAAATCCCTTCTCCTATCCCCCATTCTTTGCACATAGCAGACAGAGGGCTCTTTTCCAATGTACATAGATCAATGGTCTTCCCCACATAGTTTAAAACTcttggcctggggttgtggcttagtggtagagagcacttgcctcgcatgtgtgaggcaccgggttcgattctcagcatctcatataaataaataaataaatatccattgacaactaaaaaatatttaaaaaaaaaaaaaactccttcaAGTCTatgcttgtaaaaaaaaaaaaacttccttaaTATGATTTATCAGGTTCTTTGTAGTCTATACTTAAACTTGACTGTCATCCcatcctttccctctttttctcgcACCTTTAAACCCTTTGTGCATTTTTGACTACCCATCCTTGAAGTTTCAGCCCAGGTGTCTGTTTCTTCTTAGGTGCACCCTTTTTAGGTTCTCTCATCAGAGAGTTGCTTTCCTTTGTGTAATATTTGTCACATttgcaattttatatttgttaatgtTGATTATTTGATAAGTTTGTATCTTTTTCCAAGGGTAAAGAGTCTGacagtatttttgtttgtgattatATTCCCAAAGCCTagtctttaataataataaaaacattgcaAGGTAAAACTTTTAATACCTAACAAAATTTAACAAcaagccctataggatcatggatcactcatatCAGGACACTGGAGTCTAAGTATCTCTTCCTTAAGCCCTGCTTctcctgaggggcccacctgaagtgctaaggtggtagtcaatgacaggtaaggtCCTCacaggaggacaacctaagacaggcacacttTGAGTAAGGTGGaaccccaaactgctagggtgatgttccatgatgggtaagaccctcccaggggcaacctaagacagatacacccttaatataaaacaaaaaaggggaaatgttgggactaatgacacattaactaactcaggctgactccttactccctggcaagtgagaagatcaaggcctcaaaggcggtttcaaagttaatgaccgggctggggagatagctcagctggtagagtgcttgcctcgaaatcacaaggccctgagtttgatccccagtaccaaaaaaaaaaaaaaaaaagttaatgacgataaatcggaccaccaccagggattggttaacaacagttctccgaacgtgatcagctcaggcttgccatgtagtcctgtgggactctcgcctgcatgaacccccatgccttgctgatctttaagctgattggttcccgcctagccttcaccctacataaaagctgtgtgacttcctcaataaacgagttcctgctgtgaaaaagaaaaaaaaaaaaattttaacaacagtaacaacaaaatgaaaccatTCAGCATTGGTGAGATAGTGTAAAACTGATAACTAAATAAACCTCCAGTGTCTTCACATAGAAAGTactgtagaaaatattttgagtacccctggaagtttttttttaagccagGGTGGAAATGTATATTTTAGAGGTGTTCCATAAAGATGTTCATTGCCGAATTATCCATGATAAAAACCAACATAAAAACAGAACCCTGATACATTATCCATATGTCCAAAATGATAAAGCAATTTAAGTGTAAGTTAACATTGTGATGTCTAATGATAGAAAAAAGtagatatttaatgttttaataatagaaaatattttcaatataaacagaaaagcagaataaaagTTGTATTTATACTACATTTGCAATTGGatgaatataattataaattggacaaagatgggaaggaaaagtatggcaagatgaaaataatttgttttaatgtttatgagtgtttattttttcaattttttgtgaTTTAAGAAATTAATATCTTGGTGCTTTGGATCTTTTTGTAATATAATTCTGGATACTCTTCTCTTTCTAGTATGGACCTGTATTTAGTTTTACCATGGTGGGGAAGACATTTACTTACCTTCTGGGGAGTGATGCTGCTGCACtgttttttaatagtaaaaatgaAGACCTAAATGCTGAGGAGGTCTATAGCCGTCTTACAACACCTGTGTTTGGAAAGGGAGTTGGATATGATGTGCCTAATGCAGTAAGTGACACTTATTTTGAATAAAGACCCCTTACTACATTCTTACTAAAATAATTCTATCTAGTAGTataatattatacatttaaaatgtagaaataatttattccttggttcagaaaatatgaagaaacatgatacatttcaaagaagaaaaacaaaaccatgtgTAACTTGTAAggaattttgcattttgttttatatttgctgGCATAGGCTAAGTAATTTTAAAGGGCTTCCTACACAAAGAAGTGGAATCAACAATCATTTAACATATTGGGATTTGCTCTGAGAAGGTAACAAGTAAATCCTATTATTTCATCAAAAGGACTTCCTATCAACTCATTCCTGTGTGAAATTGTAGCATAACAGCTTTGAGTTAGAAACTGCTGACTTCACAGGTCCTTTTTTAATGTAGCTATTTCAAGTATAAaatatgtttgtgtttttcccaTCTAAAGTAAAAACTGAAGTGTTATAAGTTGGTATAGAACATGAATTAGATAACTGGCCCAGCTGCTTGGTTGTAGACTCTGACTCTTAATATACATAACTCAGTACCTAAGTAGAGTAGTTAACAATAGACATTAAAATGTTgtttctgggggtgggggagttgtGGAGGAATGAATGGTTCTCAAGTTGAAAAGCAAGGGCCTTGGAAAAACCCTAggatttatttactcattttttcccCACACATTTTATTAgacttctaaaatataaatgcccttgagggtttagcattagttgtcatataaatttattttttaaaactgttctaaTTAAACTTCTGGGAAATAGTGTCACTGAGGGATGATGACTTTTTTGGGGGAAATAAAATAGAGTATGCAAGAGGATGAAAATGTCAAAGAATAATGGGCCTTTGGAGATTGTTTTGGCATCTTGGTTGGGTTGGGATACTGGAAGCTAAccagaataggaaaaaaggaacccTCAAGTATCAGGCAAAGGGACTGTGGGAAGGTAAGGGATTTCCAGTAGATTTCTCTAGGATCCTGGCAGCAGGCGCCTTTTTTCTACTTGTTACTTCAGATATATGCATAGGCGCTCTAAGTTACCCACATctgatacaatttttaaaaattcttgtactctttttattttcaattttctaaaatataggtTTGCATGTTAGAATAACCTAATGAATCTTATGATGAAACAAGCATATATTTTAATACTGtatactcttaattttttttttatttgaagattttcttggagcagaagaaaatgttaaagaatggCCTTAACATAGCCCACTTTAAACAGTATGTTTCtataattgaaaaagaaacaaaggaatacTTTGAAAGTTGGGGAGAAAGTGGagaaaaaagtaagcaaaatgttttacatttgtctttttattctatttttctgagaataGAAATGTAGTGTGTGTATGGGTGGATATATATAAAGCAGAATACCATGTATGTAGAACTACCTTGGATTTAATGAGAGGGACATTTTCTGATTACGTGGGGTTGCAACTGTGAATCCAGTCTTTATATTGGTTTACAGTAAGTGTTGCCTTCAGAGGCAGTGGCCATATCTATAGCAGGAAGCAGCATCTATTCACAGGGCAGCAGACCCTCACATTCTGGGTTTGGGCTTCAGCTTCTAGAAAAGGTCTAGaaacttggttttatttttaggataCCTAAAGTCAGTGtgatacacacagacacacacacacacacacacacacacacagacacacacacacatgtcatggtatatataattatatataggttttataattttgtatatatatacatacacatatagaaCTATGTAacctataataaatatatattaatgtaaataatgtataatatattaatgTAGGTGATATATTACtaacatataatacatatatacaaatataatatatattatatacagatGTTTTGATGTGATAATTTTTCTAACTATACAAAAAGCTGATGTATACATTAGAATGCCAATTTAATAAATACACATGAGACATATAATTATAGCATCAAGAAGACCAAAATATTTACTGATCTGTTTTTGGCAGATCTAATTGGGAAGCCAAATGCTATTTGGAAGTTCATTTGGTGGATGTGGAATTAGGGAATAGGGAATTAATTGGATGAACTTTATGACTTGTGTCATCAAATTGTGTATGCTGGATGCATGTCTCCAATGTTGGTATGTGCCAGTTGGTAATTAGTTGTAGTTTTCTTTTATGTGTAGCCAACACTTCAGTTTTTAGTCCTGATCTTCCTACATTTGACTTGGAAGAAATCCAGTCTTGGGTCTTAGACTACCATTCCTTGAGAAAGTACCTCATTATTGTTCTCATATGCTCTAAATGACCTTTTGGCTCTTTTGTTGTGTGGTGACCTGGAAATAAGAGaaccacatttattttaatatccatTTTGATGAAGAAGAGCTCATGAATGAGGTCTAGAGATGCCTTTGTGGCCTCTATTTTGGAAGTCCAGAGGGACCCGGTATGTCCTATAATTTGGCTTATTACCTTTATTACCTTCAGTGTTCTGCATAGCCACATCATCTGTGAGCAGACTTTTTTTGTTAATGGGATCTTGTTTgttcttgagtttttaaaattcttaattctccttaaCAATCCCTTTATATCTTCAAGAAAACAATCTTTAAAGTCTTTGGAAATAGTAATGAAAATGCTCTTTTATCCCCTAGATGTGTTTGAAGCTCTTtctgagctcataattttaacaGCCAGCCATTGTTTACATGGAAAGGAAATCAGAAGTCAACTGAATGAGAAGGTGGCACAGCTGTATGCAGATTTGGATGGAGGTTTTAGTCATGCAGCCTGGCTGTTGCCAGGTTGGTTGCCCCTGCCTAGTTTCAGGTATGAATAAAGAAGATAATCACTCTAATTTAGTTTTGTGCAATTACTTTAATGTTGGTATGCTTTCAGATTTGGGAAGAATATGAATTGCCATCTTGGAAagtatgactttattttttattttgtttgtttgtttgtttttggtggtgctggggagtcAAACCcctggccttgtgcatgctaggcaggcactctaccaactgagctatatccccagcccctgactttattttttaaaaatattctttttttttttttttgcagtactggggattgaactcagggccttgtacttgcaaggcaagcactctaccagctgagctatctccccagccccctaaaaatattcttatttttaaatacagacGCAGAGACAGAGCTCATCGAGAGATCAAGAATATTTTCTATAAGGCAATCCAGAAACGCAGGCAGTCAGAGGAAAAAATTGATGACATTCTCCAAACTCTGTTAGATTCTGCATACAAGTAAGAGGTTTTCAGATCACATATTAAGTTGAAATCGGAAACTACACATTAAAACATGGTTAAATAGCATTTCCAGTTAGAAAATAAGGATGTTGGCAAAGTCAGTAGCTGTGACCTTTGGGACTTTTAAAATTGCTAAGACATATAATATTTGGATCTCATGCTTTACTGGCATCCCAGTGACTAGGCCTGGTGAAAATATGCTAATAAATGGTAGTGAAGTCTTTTGTAACCAAAATCATGTTTTCTACTGGTTGACTCTTTGAGGGGGAAAAATACTCTTGAGTTGTAGGCAGATGAAGGAGggtatttatattatacataaagtATTTGTTATGACCTTTTATTTAAAGGTTGAGGCATGATACATGTCTGCAGAAATGTTAAGTTTGTGCATGTGGTTCATTCCGTAGGGATGGCCATCCTTTGACAGATGATGAAATAGCAGGGATGCTGATTGGACTCCTCTTGGCAGGGCAGCATACATCCTCAACTACTAGTGCCTGGATGGGCTTCTTTTTGGCCAGAGATAAAACACTTCAAGAAAAATGTTATTCAGAACAGCGTACAGTCTGCGGGGAGGATCTTCCTCCTTTAACTTATGATCAGGTTGGTTGGATTTTTCAGTTCCTTGATGCCTTGAAACTTCCGAGTATCTGTGGCTAATTTGTCCCCATTAAAGGGAGACATTGAGGTTTTCCGTATTTACATTTTAGCTTAAATTGATAAACtgctttattttagaaaatttcccattTCCTTGCCTAAAATATCCTGTTACTGCTTCTTTTCATTaaactttatcagatatgttttAGATGATTCCTGAGAGATCTCTGGAGTTGTTTCTTTggtacttgatttttaaaaaaatttttatttttagttatagatggacacaatacctttattttatttatttatttttatgtgatgctgaggattgaacccagtgcctcacacatgctaggcaagtgctctgccactgagcttcaaccccaaCCTGGTACTTCTTGACTTTAAAGTGTGTGTTGTAGAAGCCTCTGAATTATTGTGTCCAGAAAGGCCTGTGCTTGGGCATAGTAGTAATGGACTCTAGAAATCCACAAATACTGCACATGGCTTGCTGGCAGAATAGAGAGAAGGGACTCACCACACAACCTGAGATTCTACCTTTGAAGCAGACCCTGGTCATACCCTCTTCctgttatttttttgtgtttggttctttattaatatggtatattacattgattttcagatattattattttcctgGGATAAATCCTACTTTGTCATATAGTCATTTCCATATGTTGCTGGATTTTGTTTGCTAatgttttattgaagatttttccATGTATATTCACAAGGGATATCTGTAGTTTTATTATGTTGTctttggctttggtatcagggtcaTACTGTTCTTAAGTTGAGTTTGAAAGTatctttctcctgtttttctgAAGACTTTGTGAAagattggtattaattcttttttacatATCTGATAAAATTCACCATTAAATCCATCTGTCTGTGCTTTTCTTTGTGAGAAGTTTCTTGATTACAAATTTAATCTCTTTACTTGTTATAGCTATATTCAGatgttcttttttggggggaggggtgccAGATTCTCTAGATTGTGGCTTTTAAGGAACTTGTTCATTTCATcttgtcatatatttgttcatagtattattttataatcattatttttgaaagatcAGTAGTGATatccttctcttttttaatctcaattttagTAACCTTTTAAATACGATATTTTAATGGATTTAAACTAACGCCATAAAATCGATCCACTTTAAAGtgtaaaattttgtgttttttagtaTACTTAGAGTTGGGAAATCATCAtcacaatttaattttagaatgtttACATCACTCACAAAAGAGGCAGTACCCATAAGCAGTCATGTTCCATTTCCCCTGTGCCTTATCTCTGGCAACCAAGAATCACTAGTCAGTTTACTATTATGAAACACTTGAGATTGGGTacttgataaagaaaaaggatttatttagctcacataaatatatatgaatatatataaatataatattataaataaacaaatatatatatatatttatttatttttattttaaatgggagGATCAAAG encodes the following:
- the LOC124991648 gene encoding lanosterol 14-alpha demethylase isoform X2; translation: MVLLGFLQAGGSVLGQAMERVTGGNLLSTLLIACAFTLSLVYLLRLAVSHLVPLPAGAKSPPYIFSPIPFLGHAVAFGKSPIEFLENAYEKYGPVFSFTMVGKTFTYLLGSDAAALFFNSKNEDLNAEEVYSRLTTPVFGKGVGYDVPNAIFLEQKKMLKNGLNIAHFKQYVSIIEKETKEYFESWGESGEKNVFEALSELIILTASHCLHGKEIRSQLNEKVAQLYADLDGGFSHAAWLLPGWLPLPSFRRRDRAHREIKNIFYKAIQKRRQSEEKIDDILQTLLDSAYKDGHPLTDDEIAGMLIGLLLAGQHTSSTTSAWMGFFLARDKTLQEKCYSEQRTVCGEDLPPLTYDQLKDLNLLDRCIKETLRLRPPIMTLMRLVKTPQTVAGYTIPPGHQVCVSPTVNQRLKDSWVERLDFNPDRYLQDNPASGEKFAYVPFGAGRHRCIGENFAYVQIKTIWSTMLRLYEFDLINGYFPTVNYTTMIHTPENPVIRYKRRSK